A single region of the Parasphingorhabdus litoris DSM 22379 genome encodes:
- the secD gene encoding protein translocase subunit SecD — protein sequence MLDFPRWKVISISLLLAFGVLMSLPSLFFGENHKYWPTFLPDETINLGLDLSGGSHILLEADPADVAETRLQTMEESVRAEMRRANPRINIGDISRKDGVLSFMVRDSTQVDAAREALLPLTTGAGLTGQRDWDIEVRDDTRFVVSPTSAGLDNAVDNAMDTATDVIRRRIDEMGTREPTIIRQGDMRIVVQVPGLEDPEALKELLGKTAKLEFKLVDFEADPNAVAEGRPPVGSQIFPYPDNPSGLPNIAVKRLGGISGDKLTDAGQGFDQETNAPVVNITFDTEGGAKFARLTQNNVGRPFAIILDGEVLSAPNINEPILGGSAQISGNFTVDEANQLSIALRSGALPVELQVVEERTVGPDLGADSIRKGMIAAIIGTAAVLAFMVVTYGRFGFYANFALALNLFLILGIMAIFNATLTLPGIAGFILTVGSAVDANVLINERIREERRRGRRVVQAVEVGYKEASRAIFDANITNVIAGLLLFIFGSGPVRGFAVVLIIGIVTSVFTAVVVTRMLVALWLRRTRPQELVI from the coding sequence TTTCCCGCGCTGGAAAGTCATTTCCATTTCTTTGCTACTGGCTTTCGGCGTGCTGATGTCGCTTCCCAGCCTTTTTTTTGGTGAAAACCATAAATATTGGCCAACCTTCCTTCCGGATGAGACCATCAATCTGGGGCTCGATCTTTCCGGCGGTAGCCACATATTGTTGGAAGCAGATCCAGCTGACGTCGCGGAAACCCGTTTACAGACCATGGAAGAGTCGGTCCGCGCCGAGATGCGCCGCGCCAATCCACGGATCAATATCGGAGATATCTCGCGAAAAGACGGTGTTCTATCTTTCATGGTGCGTGATTCTACGCAGGTTGACGCTGCACGGGAAGCTTTGTTGCCACTGACAACTGGCGCTGGCCTAACTGGTCAACGAGATTGGGACATAGAAGTTCGCGACGACACGCGCTTTGTTGTGTCGCCGACTTCTGCCGGGCTAGATAATGCGGTTGACAACGCCATGGATACGGCGACCGACGTGATCCGGCGGCGTATTGACGAAATGGGAACCCGTGAACCCACAATTATTCGTCAAGGTGATATGCGAATAGTGGTCCAGGTCCCGGGCCTTGAAGACCCTGAAGCCCTCAAAGAGCTTTTGGGTAAAACCGCCAAGCTTGAGTTCAAGCTGGTTGATTTTGAAGCCGACCCTAACGCCGTTGCCGAGGGCCGTCCACCCGTGGGCAGCCAGATATTTCCTTATCCGGATAATCCTTCCGGATTGCCAAATATAGCGGTCAAGCGACTTGGTGGCATTTCGGGTGACAAGCTAACTGATGCAGGGCAGGGCTTTGACCAAGAAACCAACGCGCCGGTTGTGAATATAACTTTTGATACCGAAGGCGGTGCGAAATTCGCGCGGCTGACTCAAAATAATGTCGGCCGCCCCTTTGCCATCATATTGGACGGAGAGGTTCTTTCAGCACCTAATATCAACGAACCCATTTTGGGAGGTTCAGCGCAGATTTCTGGCAATTTTACGGTTGACGAAGCCAATCAGCTGTCGATCGCTTTGCGTTCGGGCGCTTTGCCCGTCGAGTTACAAGTTGTTGAAGAACGCACGGTTGGCCCAGACCTTGGCGCAGATTCTATCCGTAAAGGCATGATAGCTGCGATCATTGGAACGGCAGCGGTGCTGGCTTTCATGGTTGTCACCTATGGACGTTTTGGATTTTATGCGAATTTTGCGCTTGCGTTAAATCTGTTCCTCATCCTCGGGATTATGGCGATATTCAATGCTACCCTTACTTTACCAGGCATTGCCGGCTTCATTTTGACTGTCGGTTCGGCGGTCGATGCAAATGTGCTGATTAACGAGCGAATACGTGAGGAAAGGCGGCGCGGCAGGCGCGTAGTGCAGGCGGTAGAGGTTGGCTATAAAGAAGCCTCTCGAGCGATTTTTGATGCTAATATCACCAATGTTATTGCCGGTTTGTTGTTGTTTATATTTGGTTCTGGGCCGGTTCGCGGATTTGCGGTTGTTCTGATCATTGGCATTGTTACATCGGTGTTTACCGCTGTCGTGGTGACACGGATGTTGGTCGCGCTCTGGCTGCGCCGGACGCGTCCACAAGAGCTGGTTATATAG